In Sesamum indicum cultivar Zhongzhi No. 13 linkage group LG8, S_indicum_v1.0, whole genome shotgun sequence, the sequence CATTAAAGGCTGCCACACGTTTTAATTTACACAACCAAAAGGGTCAACACCTTCTGGAACCATAAAGGCACCAAGAGCTTCGAAAAAGCCTCCGATGTGCACAAGCAGAAGACATTAACAGCTGCCAATCACCCTTTAACACATACAACCAAAAAGCATTACGTGTGCATGCATCCACATACACAAACACTTGAATCATGCAGGAGCAACCAAGAATTATGGCCACTAGGGTCAACGAGTAGTCCATGTTAAAATATGAGAATTTTGCCCAGTGGAGTCGTGCAATCAATCAATGCAGGCACCATGGCTTACACTTTTGTGCAGCACATGAAACAAacacatgtatataatatatgtatgtaaatgGGGAGGGAAGGAGGGAGTACCTCCCATCTTGAAGCTGGAAATATGTGCTTGTTCTTCTCGTACCAATGTCTCTCCACAACTTTACCAGCATGTGACTGTTGAAAACGTGTAGTAGATCGATTCAGTAAATTGATCCATATGTCTACCAAACTTccattaaaattgcattacATGCATCAAAGACCAGGAAACGAGCATAGATTCTCTGCATATATATGCACTCCAAAAGaacaaatttgtaaaaatattaaaatgctATTTGCAGacagatgaagaagaaattgaaCTAAAATGCCCAGTTAATTAGAtgatttcacaattttaaaaaggCATAGACAGttcaacacacacacacacacacatatatatatgtatgaagtATGAACAAGATAATAAATTGAAGACTGAAAATTACTTCTCAAATAGCCTAGAATTCAGTATGAAACTGACAGAAAACAGATATAGAAGTCAGAAGCTTCCTTCGTTCCCTAATAGTTGTATGAAACCACATAATGAACAAAATTCTCAAATAGACAAGAGTTCTCTTAGAAAATCATCACAACATGAACCTGTATTTACCACTCCTTCGATAGGAACACAGGTCAAGAGCCTTACCTCATCTTTCTCGATTGTCGCATCAGCAATGGTTCGAACATCCTCATGCACATCAAAGTGGAAAAGCTGCAAGGCGGAGAAAAgtaaaacacaaacacaaaaatttcACTCAACATTTCCTCCAATATGATTAGCTTCAAAATCCTTCAAATATGCAATTGAGTTGAGCCTGAGAAAAAGGACATTACCGGTCCGCTTTTCCCTCTAGCCTTATTCACAATAAGCTCGTAGAAACTGTGTTGCTGCAACACAGAGAGAAGTAAAATGAGTAAAAAGTATGCAGTactttttcaacattttctaGTGATGTCTTCTAATAATTTGGTTTATGTGGAGATCCAGCTTCATATAAGACTTTCGGCCATTTAGACATAGCATTAGGGCATGAGGGTCTTACATGCGGAATGATGAGATCTTCTTTCACATAAAGCAGATTCTCCACTGAAGCAGTTCGAACCTCTCGGAATTCAGGAGCAAGCTGCTGTTGGACAGCACGAAGAAACTCCCCTATTGTATCACCTTTCCGCACCTGATAGATGCAATGATCAATACCAACAAAAAAACAGTTCGACAAAAAGAACTACTGCAATCCTGAGCAGGTTCATCGAATTAAGATAAAGATAAAGTAGTTCTAAACCTGAATCACTCGCCGATGGCCAGTACCATCCCAGTAGCTGTAAGTGATCTCAAGAGGCTCATCTGGATAACATAACAGAAAGCAGGTATTTTTAAGTCAGGTATATATACAACCAAACAAACCAGAGCATTTTAGGCTTTAGAACTAACTCTTTATCTGCTCCTGCTCACGAAGCCACTGTTTCCGCAATCTTTCACGCTCAGCTTGTTCTTCTGCCTCTCTCTCACTGTAAGAGTATGCTTCAAACTCCAAACGCCAAGAATAAGTAAAGAGTGGAATTGCTGGGAGGGGGATAAATGGAAAAACCAGATACGCAATAGCATATGATTACAGAAAGGTGCATATATAGAAGTACAAAAGCAGAAAGGGAAGGATCCCACACCTATCTGGCAAAAAGCTGGTTTCAACTGTAGGATCTTTTCcatattttccaaattttcGCCGACTAAATTCTTCATTGTCTTCGGAGACACAGAAACAAAATGTATCAGCCATAAGAATGAAATCATTCCTATTACTCCCAGAAATCATGTGTTCATCatgtcatattttttaattcttcacTAGCAAATAAGgacaaaaaggagaagaacCAACAAGAGCAAGATGTAGAAAAGGTggataaatcacaaaaaattacaggTCTGTCCCTGAGATATAGGAAGATCAGCTATCAACTGCAGAAAACGTAATGAAATATTGGAAAATCATACAGGTTTTGTCCTAGGAAAATAAACAGATGAGCAATCAAACCATGCAGCTATATCcatatatttgaagttatcATCAAACAACTCCCAATAACAGCAAAAAAAATCTAGAAACTACGAATGAAATAATTCTCACTATTTTCCTCGTCTTCCTCTTCGTTGTCATTCTCAAAATCATCAGCAAAAGATAGACGAGGGTCCGCCTTTATTTTCCGCTTCTTCAATTTCTGCAACTGAAGCTCCTCCTCcctacaaaaagaagaaagagatcaAAACAACCTAGAGTAAACAACAAAAGATCCTCAAAATTAACATTGGTGAATATTCAATTGAAAACAACATGCACTCACTCTTGCTGCAGCTTTAGGAGCTTCTCCTTCTCTTCctcttcaattttgtttttaatattcacCCTCTGCCGAACAAAACCATCATTAAACAACCCAGGCCAAAAGGAGGGAAGGAGGTCGCTGGAAAACaccaaaagaagaaatgttTATTACCTTCTCAACATATTGTTCTCTAGTGACCAGACCAACAGTTTCCTTCTTGAATGCAGTCTCGAGAATCTAAACAATGAACACCAGAAGTTGAATTTAGCAAACCAGGAAGAAATAGGAAGAACCTTATACGCACTTAACTCCGAAAGGCGTAGCTTAAAAATCAATAGGACTGTTTTGTTTTGGCTACTTGTTACTGGTTTAAACAAAGTAACTAACGATATAAAACATTGTTTGAGCTTGATATCAATTTCTTAGGCAACTTGAAATTTGCTTAAACTCAAGTCAAACAACAAACTAAAGACTCCTGCACACGACAAACCCTATTTTTGTGTCTTTGGATACACAACATACTGGTCAAGCTTAGTCGTATTCTTACCGTGCTTGTAATTTTTCGAGCTTGATTTTATTGCTAATCAAGCTAAATACGATCTAAATCGGCTAATATGATACTTTTTCTAAGCAAGACATAATCTTTTATTGTTAGGGTTTTTAAGAGAACAATGATAGGATGGCAAACTTTGTGATAGATACATCAATATCAGTACGTCAATACTAGTCCAGAATGATAAAAGGAAACCTCAGAGGTGCTGGAGCCGAATTGGAGGAGACCGGGCTGGCCTTTAGAAGAGGCGGTTTTGTTCTTGAGCTCTTGTATTTTGCGGCGCTCGGCTTCTCTCTGCTTCTCGAGACGTCGGATCCGAACGGCATCCTGCGCCGTGCCAACGTACCCATCACCCATACCCGCCATGGTGAATTCTATGTATGCAACACCGTGAAGTAGGGTTTCAGTTTGCCGATCGATCGGATGAATTAGACACCTGATAGGGGAACGTTGAAGTGGGGTTATTAGCGCCGATCGACCGGGTGAATTCGAAATCGTGTAACTTGGTGTGGCGACTATAACTTATATACTAATTCCAGTGCTAACAAAGGGGTAAAATTACATTCTACACCTCCTACTCTATCCTTCTCCTACTTTACCCCCTATACTCTTAATTACATCATTTAACCCccttatattttgtaaatgcATTAATTGTACCCCTACCACAGAaatatgaactttttttttttaattcagtAATTTGGTTCAacgaattttataataaattacttcaCTTTTTTCCTGATCTTAATATATCTataatgttaattaaaatttttaaatttaaaatataattatttaaatattaaatatatatttaaaaacaagaTCATTAGATTCAGTATTTAACAATAcactcaaaaaaattacaaaaaatatttatattatattattaattataataattttagttttataaatcATGTCATTAGATTCAGTATTTAACAATAcactcaaaaaaattacaaaaaatatttatattatattattaattataataattttagttttataatgcATGTACAATTAGttttatatagtaattatgatttttttaagattcaaaaatttggttgaacaaagtttataaaataaaatgatcgCAATAAAATTACTACACCTTTTTCTTGATCCTAATAATCAATTCTAAATATGAccattcatatattaaaatactatttaaattGCAGAGTATTTAGTTATCTTAGTATTTGACAGTATTCACAAAAAGAattaccaaattaaataattatgtaatttatttttagaatttatatacATTGAGTTTCTTGTAGTAAGTATTTGAAGATTAAAATGAAGTATAAggtttttcatattattttaaaaaaaataatatgaaaatgataatattattctttcaacataaaaattagttaaaagaAACTATAGTTAtactcatatttttaaatttttagtccaataatagatttttttttgtaccatAAGCATGGCAAATGAcgcttttagtcccataaaattcaaaatcacatttttttagtctaaaaaatgtgattttgggCTTTTTACTCCCAAATAATTTAACGCCTTTTTAATCCCAAAGAACGCctttttaatctcaaaaccataatgcatgtgactttgtaaaactaaaaatacaatgattataaattttacaggactaaaaacGATACTTGCGAAAGTTGTGGTaccaaaatgatattttgcctcaaaatatatatctattatgtACAGAATTCCTATATCTTTATATGGATcgatttctaatatttttagaaataaaccactaaaatattatccattttcaaatagtttttagttttgaaaagtattttatgatttaaataattatattttaaattgaattttctgaggaataacataaaaatgcTACAAGTATAAACAAGctttatattcatattataaatattttattttataaaattcatttagtCACATTGTtaaactttacaaaattattctatttatagGAGTAGATGGAATTAAATGATACAATTAAAAGTACAAGGGGGCAAAGTTAAGATAAAACTAAAGTTGAGGGGATTGAATGCAATTTACCACTTAAATTGATTAGAAGGTTAAATTACTTtgcttatatttattataattacaaatattttttcaaaattaatgatgatttaataaatactttgtCATTGAGCTGtcataaaatacataattattaattttagaaattatttgtaacttttaaaagtataaaaatatttataattataaaaactttttttagaacggttctaatttatttaatttaaaaaaccgGTTGTTTGTTTGTCACGCTCCTTCACGTCGAGTGGGGGAACGTGGTAGGTCAAGAGGCAAATTTTGTCCATAAGATACGATGCCACTTGTTTCTAGTCTCTCGTTTCCAGATAGAGGGATAATAGTTCAGTCCGCTACAGTACAAGAACACATCAATGGCGGTAGTGTCCACCTCAGTCGGCGGCGCCGCGGTCACCAGCCAGTTGACTCAGTTCTCCGGCCTCCGCAGATCCTTCCTCAAGCTCGACACCTCCAACTCCAACTCAACTCAGGCGTTTTTCCGAAATGTCAACTCGCATCTCCACCTTGCCTCCTCGAGTAGAGGGTGCCGTGGTGTCGTTACCATGGCAGGCTCCGGAAAGGTGACTTgcatcttttttcattttttaattaggtTTTTATATCGTATTTTTCGTATAATCAGATCTggagataattaattaattgcattgtGGACTAGTTCTTGAATAAGATACATCTTTTAGGAATTTTGTATTCTggttattgaataaataatactttgaCGAATAACTAGTTGGTATAGCAAACTCTATTCGAAGGACTGGTTCTTGTGGGGATCGTTTATTGGTTCAAGTATATTGACCAGTGCCAAATGGATATGAGAGAATATGGATTTATGCTCCTGAGAAATGAAccataactaaaatttgatgCCTTTTCTTGTAAGCTATAGTCGTCTTAGTAGTTGCATTACACTCTTGCAATTACCGCTTATCGTGATTTATTTATCACTCATCCCCTGGCAATTCTCTTCTTTGCTGTGAAGTTCAAAGCATCATCTACATTCCTTGTTCAAAGGTCTGATTGCCTTTTCCTTTATGGTGCAGTTCTTTGTTGGTGGAAATTGGAAATGTGTAAGTATTATTTATCCCCTTTTACCAAGTTtgcatctctttttctttatttcccTTTTGTTTGCAGTTCTTTAGTATTTCTCCCAATATTCTTCATGGCCGACGCCACTTGGGCTGCAAGGGCTGCAAGCTTAATAGCTTATGCTTATTTGGCAATTCTTGGCATGGATTTTGATTTAAGTAATATAGCTGTCTCATATATGGCATATTTTCTGCTAGCTGTGTCCTGAGGCGAAGAACTAAATTATGATAACTTAAGTAGACTACTCTATGTTCAAATACATCCATCCAAATCACAAGTATCGCAAGACCTATTTATAACCACTGTACTGATTCTTTGTCAGTTTGAAGATAAAAAGTCTAAGTTTTTGAAGCATTATCtgtatttcttgttttctgaTTTTACTTTTCTTCTTGGCATGTCTCATACAATTCTACTTAGAATGGAACTAAAGACTCCATAAGTAAGCTTGTTTCTGAATTGAACAGTGCAACATTGGAATCTGATGTTGGTAAGTTCTTCTGTGCTAACTAATACCTGTTACCATTTCTTAGTTTCTACAAGTGTAGCTGGTTCAAGCACTCCATTTGGTTGCTGGTATATTAATATCTAACTTCAACTATTGCAGATGTTGTGGTAGCTCCTCCATTCGTCTACATTGATCAAGTGAAGAACTCGTTATCTGATAGGATAGAGATTTCTGCCCAGAATTGTTGGATCGGGAAGGGTGGTGCTTTTACTGGAGAAATCAGGTGGGTGCTTCAGTAACATTGGTTTTGGCGATTTGCAATTTCTACTGTAATGATATGAGGTTGGACAAATGAAACATGGAATAAGAAATAACTTATTGCAGCGTGGAACAACTGAAAGACCTTGGATGCAAGTGGGTTATTCTGGGCCACTCTGAGCGGAGACATATAATTGGAGAAGATGATCAAGTGAGTGAAATTGAATCATCTTCCCAactttgaataaattatataggaaaagcaaaattgaaagaaaatactGCTAGTTTATCTGATTTGGTAACTTCTTGTTCTAATTCCTGCTAATCTGATCTGTGCTCAAAGCCTGATTAAGTACTATCTTCTGCAGTTCATCGGGAAGAAGGCTGCATATGCCTTAAACCAGGGTGTAGGAGTGATAGCGTGTATTGGCGAGTTATTGGAAGAAAGAGAAGCTGGAAAAACTTTTGATGTTTGCTTTCAGCAGATGAAGGCTTATGCTGGCAAGTTTcctctctcttcctctctctaATTGGTTCATATTTGAACTTTCTGTCGAGAAAAGTTGGTCAACCATGATTGCTTTCATGATGTGTAGATGCGGTTCCGAGTTGGGATAACATTGTCATTGCCTATGAGCCCGTATGGGCGATTGGAACTGGAAAAGTGGCTACACCAGCGCAGGCTCAGGAGGTGCACGTAGCCATTCGGGATTGGCTGAGTAAGAATGTATCTGCAGAAGTTGCTTCTAAAACACGTATTATTTACGGAGGTATGTACTGTTTAGTCTGAATTTTGTaagtttggaaaaaaatattcctaCATGTATGTGTTATATAAATAGCCAACTTGCAACAAATCTTCCACAGGTTCGGTAAATGGAGGCAACTGTGCTGAACTTGCAAAACAAGAAGATATTGATGGATTTCTTGTGGGTGGTGCATCCCTAAAGGTATATTTAGATTTCTGTTGTTGGTGGCAGGTTTTACGTCTTATCATTTTGAAGTTCTATGATAGGTTGATTCTCACGATTCCCCTTTTGTGCTTCAGGGTCCTGAATTTGCCACTATTATTAACTCCGTGACTTCAAAGAAGGTTGCTGCATGATATTTGGATCAACACAGAGTATGCTCACAGAACCAGTTGTAGTAGAACTATCTCACGGCTAAAGTCACGTGCTATTCCCTTTCGTGGTAGATCACCTCTTCCCATGTCCTCCATTAACATGAAGTGATTGTTTTGCTCCATCTGTTTCCTAACAAACACTACCGTGTAATGGACGACAAAGTTCACTACAATAATGTTTTTGTAGCAATGATACAATAAAGCCAAACATAATTGCACTCTGCAATGCTAGGGCCACACTGTGCTAGGGGCTTGTGTTGAAAACTTCTGTCATGATTTGTAACATTATCTCATTCTGGAAAATAAAACGAGGATGTGATGcctcaattttgaaattacgGAGTGAACTTGGATATCTGTGTATATGAGGACTGTATATTCAAATATCGATCTATCTTGCATAATGCTATGATCAAATTTCTTAATTCTAATTTGCGCCTGCCTAGTTACTTATAGTGTGTCTAAACTCCAAGGTGCCAACTCTTTctgcttaaaaaaaaatgaccatGTAAAGTTTAACATCAGACCACTTACTGCGGTGCCTCCCTCCTCGTCACCTTTTGGTTGGGAAGATTTCAAGCTAGCCCATACATGAAAGCAACATTCCTACTAAATTCCCAACCCCACTCCTATCCTGTGAAGCATAGGCAATAGacaaggaaaaataattgcaCCACCACTGTGTTTCCAAACTGAAGAATTTCATGTCAACAT encodes:
- the LOC105169712 gene encoding protein XAP5 CIRCADIAN TIMEKEEPER: MAGMGDGYVGTAQDAVRIRRLEKQREAERRKIQELKNKTASSKGQPGLLQFGSSTSEILETAFKKETVGLVTREQYVEKRVNIKNKIEEEEKEKLLKLQQEEEELQLQKLKKRKIKADPRLSFADDFENDNEEEDEENNNEEFSRRKFGKYGKDPTVETSFLPDSEREAEEQAERERLRKQWLREQEQIKNEPLEITYSYWDGTGHRRVIQVRKGDTIGEFLRAVQQQLAPEFREVRTASVENLLYVKEDLIIPHQHSFYELIVNKARGKSGPLFHFDVHEDVRTIADATIEKDESHAGKVVERHWYEKNKHIFPASRWEIYDPTKKWERYTIHGD
- the LOC105169713 gene encoding triosephosphate isomerase, chloroplastic, translated to MAVVSTSVGGAAVTSQLTQFSGLRRSFLKLDTSNSNSTQAFFRNVNSHLHLASSSRGCRGVVTMAGSGKFFVGGNWKCNGTKDSISKLVSELNSATLESDVDVVVAPPFVYIDQVKNSLSDRIEISAQNCWIGKGGAFTGEISVEQLKDLGCKWVILGHSERRHIIGEDDQFIGKKAAYALNQGVGVIACIGELLEEREAGKTFDVCFQQMKAYADAVPSWDNIVIAYEPVWAIGTGKVATPAQAQEVHVAIRDWLSKNVSAEVASKTRIIYGGSVNGGNCAELAKQEDIDGFLVGGASLKGPEFATIINSVTSKKVAA